Proteins found in one Drosophila busckii strain San Diego stock center, stock number 13000-0081.31 chromosome 2R, ASM1175060v1, whole genome shotgun sequence genomic segment:
- the LOC108604762 gene encoding transcription factor Sp2 isoform X2: MSNVLCINYWDLCRICTACSEQRINIFSSDGRAKNLSQKIVDCLSIQIDEKDRLPKVICAQCIQQVEQIDEMRSISKNSQTILANWLNHRTLQGDDKVFIRDAISETGKSLSVLGTASGGLFGSGSLNNSSSSNANQPNDLLTSIIRAVGMQVQTQPHAQQQPQGQQQQQYSISVDNVTQSQFQAEVKAEKQNTLEEFIRLKPDIKITPLGKKDNVQNTSSTATVCNIKQQQPLQQQLQTQHSQSALSSMHGQAIVTESAQVQVQPQQINEQAIWHQFQQLQLQQQLQQITNQLQAQAQLTGCTAEDGIGSSESKKPKLNLVLSSPIPTPQFAGTLQQFGGVACTSQPQIQLQLLSNVSSSTSSGAGAISAAAPLSPQQLNAAALLSSLTGNQVSGSNSAINMLSPNKCFLPITIRDENSDQQIVAHIDTKNFVLPTTYQVQMKLQPQLATADGQPIMQLTPTSIPATLQLTPQTRANTSNFHQAIQTTQSNQFLAPQPAPQQQQLPPATALVTSNQIIRSPHANTNTSQLVIRNVSGESSSPGRNDAAVTFKVLSPGHHTQHQQQVTKYKPNPLNASSVGVALNPNVSHIREEHVKEKKATAPSNVAALQRLSSHTTITKLSKTLQQQHQEQLKTGKKIPLLNKQNITISRIPTQGTPKTEPKPTTSAVQPQFVQVQTQQLPQSLEEANQNKSLAKPLKHESTARPKHTRPPQILPVPALQRTLTQHQVSEPQQQPAQVAITSITNTGASTTPSALALHALTCPTCQREFKKKEHLTQHVKLHAGLRPFKCSEDGCDKAFSRKEHLSRHLVSHSGQKMYTCDECKKPFSRKDNLNKHKRSHNTQTCETRMHHCEICNKNFPSKQLFEKHNEMHKKSLSGKAEVQPSPTPNQVNQYELKQQIHQKPEAQQQPQIMQVDLDGNTITIRQASDSSIQTSLSNFVQLGFPQYQNAVGTENPIASKLEK; the protein is encoded by the exons ATGTCAAATGTTCTCTGCATTAACTATTGGGATTTATGCCGGATATGCACTGCTTGTAGTGAACAAAGGATTAACATTTTCTCGTCAGATGGGCGCGCCAAAAATCTCtctcaaaaaattgttgactGTCTTTCAATACAG ATTGATGAAAAGGACAGATTGCCAAAGGTTATTTGTGCGCAGTGTATTCAGCAGGTGGAACAAATAGACGAGATGCGTAGTATTTCCAAAAACTCGCAGACTATACTCGCTAATTGGCTTAATCATCGCACGTTGCAAGGTGATGACAAAGTATTTATAAGGGATGCTATTAGCGAGACCGGTAAGAGCCTTAGTGTATTGGGCACTGCATCTGGGGGACTTTTTGGAAGCGGCAGcttaaacaacagcagcagtagtaatGCCAATCAGCCTAATGATTTGCTCACCAGTATAATCCGTGCAGTCGGAATGCAGGTACAAACTCAACCACatgcacaacaacagccacaaggtcagcaacagcagcaatattcCATCAGTGTTGATAACGTAACACAATCCCAATTCCAAGCTGAAGTTAAGGccgaaaaacaaaa CACATTGGAAGAGTTCATACGTCTAAAGCCGGATATCAAAATCACTCCGCTTGGCAAGAAGGATAACGTGCAGAACACATCCTCCACCGCTACAGTATGTaatattaagcagcagcagcctttgcAGCAACAGTTACAGACACAACATTCTCAGTCAGCGCTTTCTTCAATGCATGGGCAGGCGATTGTGACTGAGTCAGCTCAAGTCCAGGTGCAGCCGCAGCAGATAAATGAACAAGCCATTTGGCATCAATTTCAGCAACttcaactgcaacagcaactacaacagaTTACAAACCAATTGCAGGCACAAGCTCAACTTACAGGTTGCACAGCAGAAGATGGCATAGGTTCTTCAGAAAGCAAAAAACCGAAACTGAATTTAGTGCTTTCCTCGCCAATTCCAACCCCTCAATTTGCTGGaacattgcaacaatttggaGGCGTTGCTTGCACAAGTCAACCTCAAATTCAACTGCAACTTCTTTCCAATGTCAGCTCTTCTACAAGCAGCGGAGCGGGTGCGATCTCGGCAGCTGCCCCACTGAGCCCACAACAGCTTAATGCTGCTGCCCTACTATCAAGCCTAACAGGGAATCAAGTTTCTGGGAGCAATAGTGCTATTAATATGCTCTCACCCAATAAATGTTTTCTGCCTATCACCATTCGCGATGAGAACTCAGATCAGCAGATTGTGGCGCATATTGACACCAAAAATTTTGTCCTTCCCACCACATACCAAGTACAAATGAAG CTTCAGCCGCAATTGGCGACTGCTGATGGTCAGCCCATTATGCAACTGACACCTACTTCCATCCCAGCGACATTGCAATTGACACCCCAAACCCGAGCCAACACATCGAATTTCCATCAGGCAATACAGACTAcacaatcaaatcaatttcttGCCCCACAGCCAgccccacaacaacaacaattgccgcCTGCCACAGCGCTAGTGACATCGAACCAAATTATAAGATCACCGCATGCAAATACGAACACATCGCAGCTAGTTATACGCAATGTTAGTGGCGAATCCTCTAGCCCCGGCAGAAACGATGCGGCGGTTACATTTAAAGTGCTTTCGCCCGGACATCATAcccagcatcagcagcaagtCACCAAATATAAACCAAACCCATTGAATGCATCTAGTGTTGGTGTCGCTTTAAACCCCAATGTGTCCCACATACGTGAAGAGCATGTGAAGGAAAAGAAAGCAACAGCACCGAGCAATGTGGCTGCCTTACAGAGGCTCTCGTCTCACACAACCATTACAAAGTTGAGCAAGacgctacagcagcaacatcaagaGCAACTCAAAACTGGCAAGAAAATTCCGttgctaaacaaacaaaacataactATCAGCCGCATTCCAACTCAGGGAACCCCAAAGACAGAACCTAAACCAACTACATCCGCAGTGCAACCACAATTCGTGCAGGTGCAAACGCAGCAACTGCCACAGAGTCTGGAAGAGGCAAACCAAAATAAATCGTTAGCTAAACCACTAAAACACGAATCGACTGCACGGCCAAAGCACACCCGGCCGCCACAGATATTGCCTGTGCCCGCGCTCCAACGAACCTTGACACAACACCAGGTCTCcgagccacaacaacaaccggcACAGGTGGCAATCACTAGTATAACAAATACGGGAGCATCAACAACGCCGTCCGCATTAGCTTTGCATGCACTTACATGTCCAACTTGCCAACGGGAATTTAAGAAAAAGGAGCATCTCACTCAGCACGTGAAACTGCACGCAGGCTTGCGACCCTTTAAATGCAGCGAGGATGGCTGTGACAAGGCGTTTAGTCGCAAAGAGCACTTGTCACGCCATCTTGTCTCTCACTCAGGACAAAAAATGTACACCTGTGATGAGTGCAAGAAGCCCTTCTCTCGTAAGGATAATCTCAATAAGCATAAACG ctCACATAATACACAGACTTGTGAAACGCGGATGCACCACTGTGAGATTTGTAACAAAAACTTTCCATCCAAGCAGCTCTTTGAGAAGCACAATGAGATGCACAAAAAATCTCTAAGCGGGAAAGCAGAAGTGCAACCATCACCTACGCCCAACCAGGTTAATCAATACGAACTCAAG caacaaatacaccAAAAACCAGAGGCccagcaacagccgcaaatAATGCAAGTGGATTTGGATGGGAATACGATTACGATTAGGCAGGCTTCCGATTCCAGTATTCAAACATCTTTGTCCAACTTTGTTCAACTTGGTTTTCCCCAATACCAAAATGCCGTTGGCACAGAAAATCCAATAGCTTCTAAGCTTGAAAAGTAG
- the LOC108604762 gene encoding transcription factor Sp2 isoform X1 has translation MSNVLCINYWDLCRICTACSEQRINIFSSDGRAKNLSQKIVDCLSIQIDEKDRLPKVICAQCIQQVEQIDEMRSISKNSQTILANWLNHRTLQGDDKVFIRDAISETGKSLSVLGTASGGLFGSGSLNNSSSSNANQPNDLLTSIIRAVGMQVQTQPHAQQQPQGQQQQQYSISVDNVTQSQFQAEVKAEKQNTLEEFIRLKPDIKITPLGKKDNVQNTSSTATVCNIKQQQPLQQQLQTQHSQSALSSMHGQAIVTESAQVQVQPQQINEQAIWHQFQQLQLQQQLQQITNQLQAQAQLTGCTAEDGIGSSESKKPKLNLVLSSPIPTPQFAGTLQQFGGVACTSQPQIQLQLLSNVSSSTSSGAGAISAAAPLSPQQLNAAALLSSLTGNQVSGSNSAINMLSPNKCFLPITIRDENSDQQIVAHIDTKNFVLPTTYQVQMKLQPQLATADGQPIMQLTPTSIPATLQLTPQTRANTSNFHQAIQTTQSNQFLAPQPAPQQQQLPPATALVTSNQIIRSPHANTNTSQLVIRNVSGESSSPGRNDAAVTFKVLSPGHHTQHQQQVTKYKPNPLNASSVGVALNPNVSHIREEHVKEKKATAPSNVAALQRLSSHTTITKLSKTLQQQHQEQLKTGKKIPLLNKQNITISRIPTQGTPKTEPKPTTSAVQPQFVQVQTQQLPQSLEEANQNKSLAKPLKHESTARPKHTRPPQILPVPALQRTLTQHQVSEPQQQPAQVAITSITNTGASTTPSALALHALTCPTCQREFKKKEHLTQHVKLHAGLRPFKCSEDGCDKAFSRKEHLSRHLVSHSGQKMYTCDECKKPFSRKDNLNKHKRSHNTQTCETRMHHCEICNKNFPSKQLFEKHNEMHKKSLSGKAEVQPSPTPNQVNQYELKHQQQQIHQKPEAQQQPQIMQVDLDGNTITIRQASDSSIQTSLSNFVQLGFPQYQNAVGTENPIASKLEK, from the exons ATGTCAAATGTTCTCTGCATTAACTATTGGGATTTATGCCGGATATGCACTGCTTGTAGTGAACAAAGGATTAACATTTTCTCGTCAGATGGGCGCGCCAAAAATCTCtctcaaaaaattgttgactGTCTTTCAATACAG ATTGATGAAAAGGACAGATTGCCAAAGGTTATTTGTGCGCAGTGTATTCAGCAGGTGGAACAAATAGACGAGATGCGTAGTATTTCCAAAAACTCGCAGACTATACTCGCTAATTGGCTTAATCATCGCACGTTGCAAGGTGATGACAAAGTATTTATAAGGGATGCTATTAGCGAGACCGGTAAGAGCCTTAGTGTATTGGGCACTGCATCTGGGGGACTTTTTGGAAGCGGCAGcttaaacaacagcagcagtagtaatGCCAATCAGCCTAATGATTTGCTCACCAGTATAATCCGTGCAGTCGGAATGCAGGTACAAACTCAACCACatgcacaacaacagccacaaggtcagcaacagcagcaatattcCATCAGTGTTGATAACGTAACACAATCCCAATTCCAAGCTGAAGTTAAGGccgaaaaacaaaa CACATTGGAAGAGTTCATACGTCTAAAGCCGGATATCAAAATCACTCCGCTTGGCAAGAAGGATAACGTGCAGAACACATCCTCCACCGCTACAGTATGTaatattaagcagcagcagcctttgcAGCAACAGTTACAGACACAACATTCTCAGTCAGCGCTTTCTTCAATGCATGGGCAGGCGATTGTGACTGAGTCAGCTCAAGTCCAGGTGCAGCCGCAGCAGATAAATGAACAAGCCATTTGGCATCAATTTCAGCAACttcaactgcaacagcaactacaacagaTTACAAACCAATTGCAGGCACAAGCTCAACTTACAGGTTGCACAGCAGAAGATGGCATAGGTTCTTCAGAAAGCAAAAAACCGAAACTGAATTTAGTGCTTTCCTCGCCAATTCCAACCCCTCAATTTGCTGGaacattgcaacaatttggaGGCGTTGCTTGCACAAGTCAACCTCAAATTCAACTGCAACTTCTTTCCAATGTCAGCTCTTCTACAAGCAGCGGAGCGGGTGCGATCTCGGCAGCTGCCCCACTGAGCCCACAACAGCTTAATGCTGCTGCCCTACTATCAAGCCTAACAGGGAATCAAGTTTCTGGGAGCAATAGTGCTATTAATATGCTCTCACCCAATAAATGTTTTCTGCCTATCACCATTCGCGATGAGAACTCAGATCAGCAGATTGTGGCGCATATTGACACCAAAAATTTTGTCCTTCCCACCACATACCAAGTACAAATGAAG CTTCAGCCGCAATTGGCGACTGCTGATGGTCAGCCCATTATGCAACTGACACCTACTTCCATCCCAGCGACATTGCAATTGACACCCCAAACCCGAGCCAACACATCGAATTTCCATCAGGCAATACAGACTAcacaatcaaatcaatttcttGCCCCACAGCCAgccccacaacaacaacaattgccgcCTGCCACAGCGCTAGTGACATCGAACCAAATTATAAGATCACCGCATGCAAATACGAACACATCGCAGCTAGTTATACGCAATGTTAGTGGCGAATCCTCTAGCCCCGGCAGAAACGATGCGGCGGTTACATTTAAAGTGCTTTCGCCCGGACATCATAcccagcatcagcagcaagtCACCAAATATAAACCAAACCCATTGAATGCATCTAGTGTTGGTGTCGCTTTAAACCCCAATGTGTCCCACATACGTGAAGAGCATGTGAAGGAAAAGAAAGCAACAGCACCGAGCAATGTGGCTGCCTTACAGAGGCTCTCGTCTCACACAACCATTACAAAGTTGAGCAAGacgctacagcagcaacatcaagaGCAACTCAAAACTGGCAAGAAAATTCCGttgctaaacaaacaaaacataactATCAGCCGCATTCCAACTCAGGGAACCCCAAAGACAGAACCTAAACCAACTACATCCGCAGTGCAACCACAATTCGTGCAGGTGCAAACGCAGCAACTGCCACAGAGTCTGGAAGAGGCAAACCAAAATAAATCGTTAGCTAAACCACTAAAACACGAATCGACTGCACGGCCAAAGCACACCCGGCCGCCACAGATATTGCCTGTGCCCGCGCTCCAACGAACCTTGACACAACACCAGGTCTCcgagccacaacaacaaccggcACAGGTGGCAATCACTAGTATAACAAATACGGGAGCATCAACAACGCCGTCCGCATTAGCTTTGCATGCACTTACATGTCCAACTTGCCAACGGGAATTTAAGAAAAAGGAGCATCTCACTCAGCACGTGAAACTGCACGCAGGCTTGCGACCCTTTAAATGCAGCGAGGATGGCTGTGACAAGGCGTTTAGTCGCAAAGAGCACTTGTCACGCCATCTTGTCTCTCACTCAGGACAAAAAATGTACACCTGTGATGAGTGCAAGAAGCCCTTCTCTCGTAAGGATAATCTCAATAAGCATAAACG ctCACATAATACACAGACTTGTGAAACGCGGATGCACCACTGTGAGATTTGTAACAAAAACTTTCCATCCAAGCAGCTCTTTGAGAAGCACAATGAGATGCACAAAAAATCTCTAAGCGGGAAAGCAGAAGTGCAACCATCACCTACGCCCAACCAGGTTAATCAATACGAACTCAAG caccaacagcaacaaatacaccAAAAACCAGAGGCccagcaacagccgcaaatAATGCAAGTGGATTTGGATGGGAATACGATTACGATTAGGCAGGCTTCCGATTCCAGTATTCAAACATCTTTGTCCAACTTTGTTCAACTTGGTTTTCCCCAATACCAAAATGCCGTTGGCACAGAAAATCCAATAGCTTCTAAGCTTGAAAAGTAG
- the LOC108604762 gene encoding transcription factor Sp2 isoform X3 has product MSNVLCINYWDLCRICTACSEQRINIFSSDGRAKNLSQKIVDCLSIQIDEKDRLPKVICAQCIQQVEQIDEMRSISKNSQTILANWLNHRTLQGDDKVFIRDAISETGKSLSVLGTASGGLFGSGSLNNSSSSNANQPNDLLTSIIRAVGMQVQTQPHAQQQPQGQQQQQYSISVDNVTQSQFQAEVKAEKQNTLEEFIRLKPDIKITPLGKKDNVQNTSSTATSALSSMHGQAIVTESAQVQVQPQQINEQAIWHQFQQLQLQQQLQQITNQLQAQAQLTGCTAEDGIGSSESKKPKLNLVLSSPIPTPQFAGTLQQFGGVACTSQPQIQLQLLSNVSSSTSSGAGAISAAAPLSPQQLNAAALLSSLTGNQVSGSNSAINMLSPNKCFLPITIRDENSDQQIVAHIDTKNFVLPTTYQVQMKLQPQLATADGQPIMQLTPTSIPATLQLTPQTRANTSNFHQAIQTTQSNQFLAPQPAPQQQQLPPATALVTSNQIIRSPHANTNTSQLVIRNVSGESSSPGRNDAAVTFKVLSPGHHTQHQQQVTKYKPNPLNASSVGVALNPNVSHIREEHVKEKKATAPSNVAALQRLSSHTTITKLSKTLQQQHQEQLKTGKKIPLLNKQNITISRIPTQGTPKTEPKPTTSAVQPQFVQVQTQQLPQSLEEANQNKSLAKPLKHESTARPKHTRPPQILPVPALQRTLTQHQVSEPQQQPAQVAITSITNTGASTTPSALALHALTCPTCQREFKKKEHLTQHVKLHAGLRPFKCSEDGCDKAFSRKEHLSRHLVSHSGQKMYTCDECKKPFSRKDNLNKHKRSHNTQTCETRMHHCEICNKNFPSKQLFEKHNEMHKKSLSGKAEVQPSPTPNQVNQYELKHQQQQIHQKPEAQQQPQIMQVDLDGNTITIRQASDSSIQTSLSNFVQLGFPQYQNAVGTENPIASKLEK; this is encoded by the exons ATGTCAAATGTTCTCTGCATTAACTATTGGGATTTATGCCGGATATGCACTGCTTGTAGTGAACAAAGGATTAACATTTTCTCGTCAGATGGGCGCGCCAAAAATCTCtctcaaaaaattgttgactGTCTTTCAATACAG ATTGATGAAAAGGACAGATTGCCAAAGGTTATTTGTGCGCAGTGTATTCAGCAGGTGGAACAAATAGACGAGATGCGTAGTATTTCCAAAAACTCGCAGACTATACTCGCTAATTGGCTTAATCATCGCACGTTGCAAGGTGATGACAAAGTATTTATAAGGGATGCTATTAGCGAGACCGGTAAGAGCCTTAGTGTATTGGGCACTGCATCTGGGGGACTTTTTGGAAGCGGCAGcttaaacaacagcagcagtagtaatGCCAATCAGCCTAATGATTTGCTCACCAGTATAATCCGTGCAGTCGGAATGCAGGTACAAACTCAACCACatgcacaacaacagccacaaggtcagcaacagcagcaatattcCATCAGTGTTGATAACGTAACACAATCCCAATTCCAAGCTGAAGTTAAGGccgaaaaacaaaa CACATTGGAAGAGTTCATACGTCTAAAGCCGGATATCAAAATCACTCCGCTTGGCAAGAAGGATAACGTGCAGAACACATCCTCCACCGCTACA TCAGCGCTTTCTTCAATGCATGGGCAGGCGATTGTGACTGAGTCAGCTCAAGTCCAGGTGCAGCCGCAGCAGATAAATGAACAAGCCATTTGGCATCAATTTCAGCAACttcaactgcaacagcaactacaacagaTTACAAACCAATTGCAGGCACAAGCTCAACTTACAGGTTGCACAGCAGAAGATGGCATAGGTTCTTCAGAAAGCAAAAAACCGAAACTGAATTTAGTGCTTTCCTCGCCAATTCCAACCCCTCAATTTGCTGGaacattgcaacaatttggaGGCGTTGCTTGCACAAGTCAACCTCAAATTCAACTGCAACTTCTTTCCAATGTCAGCTCTTCTACAAGCAGCGGAGCGGGTGCGATCTCGGCAGCTGCCCCACTGAGCCCACAACAGCTTAATGCTGCTGCCCTACTATCAAGCCTAACAGGGAATCAAGTTTCTGGGAGCAATAGTGCTATTAATATGCTCTCACCCAATAAATGTTTTCTGCCTATCACCATTCGCGATGAGAACTCAGATCAGCAGATTGTGGCGCATATTGACACCAAAAATTTTGTCCTTCCCACCACATACCAAGTACAAATGAAG CTTCAGCCGCAATTGGCGACTGCTGATGGTCAGCCCATTATGCAACTGACACCTACTTCCATCCCAGCGACATTGCAATTGACACCCCAAACCCGAGCCAACACATCGAATTTCCATCAGGCAATACAGACTAcacaatcaaatcaatttcttGCCCCACAGCCAgccccacaacaacaacaattgccgcCTGCCACAGCGCTAGTGACATCGAACCAAATTATAAGATCACCGCATGCAAATACGAACACATCGCAGCTAGTTATACGCAATGTTAGTGGCGAATCCTCTAGCCCCGGCAGAAACGATGCGGCGGTTACATTTAAAGTGCTTTCGCCCGGACATCATAcccagcatcagcagcaagtCACCAAATATAAACCAAACCCATTGAATGCATCTAGTGTTGGTGTCGCTTTAAACCCCAATGTGTCCCACATACGTGAAGAGCATGTGAAGGAAAAGAAAGCAACAGCACCGAGCAATGTGGCTGCCTTACAGAGGCTCTCGTCTCACACAACCATTACAAAGTTGAGCAAGacgctacagcagcaacatcaagaGCAACTCAAAACTGGCAAGAAAATTCCGttgctaaacaaacaaaacataactATCAGCCGCATTCCAACTCAGGGAACCCCAAAGACAGAACCTAAACCAACTACATCCGCAGTGCAACCACAATTCGTGCAGGTGCAAACGCAGCAACTGCCACAGAGTCTGGAAGAGGCAAACCAAAATAAATCGTTAGCTAAACCACTAAAACACGAATCGACTGCACGGCCAAAGCACACCCGGCCGCCACAGATATTGCCTGTGCCCGCGCTCCAACGAACCTTGACACAACACCAGGTCTCcgagccacaacaacaaccggcACAGGTGGCAATCACTAGTATAACAAATACGGGAGCATCAACAACGCCGTCCGCATTAGCTTTGCATGCACTTACATGTCCAACTTGCCAACGGGAATTTAAGAAAAAGGAGCATCTCACTCAGCACGTGAAACTGCACGCAGGCTTGCGACCCTTTAAATGCAGCGAGGATGGCTGTGACAAGGCGTTTAGTCGCAAAGAGCACTTGTCACGCCATCTTGTCTCTCACTCAGGACAAAAAATGTACACCTGTGATGAGTGCAAGAAGCCCTTCTCTCGTAAGGATAATCTCAATAAGCATAAACG ctCACATAATACACAGACTTGTGAAACGCGGATGCACCACTGTGAGATTTGTAACAAAAACTTTCCATCCAAGCAGCTCTTTGAGAAGCACAATGAGATGCACAAAAAATCTCTAAGCGGGAAAGCAGAAGTGCAACCATCACCTACGCCCAACCAGGTTAATCAATACGAACTCAAG caccaacagcaacaaatacaccAAAAACCAGAGGCccagcaacagccgcaaatAATGCAAGTGGATTTGGATGGGAATACGATTACGATTAGGCAGGCTTCCGATTCCAGTATTCAAACATCTTTGTCCAACTTTGTTCAACTTGGTTTTCCCCAATACCAAAATGCCGTTGGCACAGAAAATCCAATAGCTTCTAAGCTTGAAAAGTAG